The genomic region TATGATTTGCCCTTTATATTTTGTGACACGAAGTGATTTCTCACTTGTAAGAAACTGATTCTGTTCATTTGTTCCCCAGGCAAGTGTGACTCCAGCGGTTGTTTATAGCTACAAATCACCATACTTCACTACAGATAGGAGGGTTGTTCAGCTTCTCCAACCCGCTTCTGACAACCCATCGTCTAGTGAACTGACTATAGTGACGCTCGCGCAGCCGCTCCAATGTGGTGCTGTGTTTCCAGTGACCGTGAAGTATTCTTTTGTTGGAGAAACTGGTGACTACAATGCTGAcataagatttatttattaactgcTTTTGCCTGTCCAGTGTATTTTATGCACCCATTTGTCTTCCGTCAGGTCTTGTCCAGAGGAGTGATAGTCCTCCATGGATTTCAGAGAGTCAGTGCTGGGGCTTCTAATACCGTCACAAGTGGCTCTGTGTCTTTCCAACTGTCTGTCAGTGTCTCTATGGCTCCAGCAGTGCAGATTCTGGCCTACTGCGTTCTGCCCAGTGAGACTGTAGTTGCTGCTAGTGTGTCTTTTGAGACAGAAATGTGTCTCCAAAACCAGGTATGATGTGCACTGGTGTCTTTTGGCTTCAAGTGGGGAGTGATGTGCCCTACAGCGTGTGGTCCTCGTTTCAGGTGTCTCTACAGTTCTCTCCTGATAGAGCCGTTCCTGCTGAGGGAAATGTTCTGACTGTCTCTGCTCAAGCTGGATCTCTGTGTGGCATCAGTGCTGTAGATCAGAGTGTCCGGATCATGGAGCCGGGAAGACGTCTGAGTGCCAAAATGGTATCCATGTGCTGCTGATTTGATGTTTCTTGTTGGTTTTGCTTGATTTTAGGTTTCTTTAGAATGTGAGTAATGCTGCTGACTCAATTTGACAAAcctatcctttttttttttttttttttttttttttaaatgattgaatTATAGGAAGTTTTAGTGTACATCTCTAACAGAGGCCAGATAGTAGTTcctgtgtgagtaaacctcactctgATCTCAagatgctctagcgactgacactaGAGATTGCAGCCTTTAGACTCCTTGTTAGAGCAttcgagtcccgcttggagTGGGCTGTTTGACCACGAGGGGTTACACATCTAATGTTATTAAAACAATGCATTTGGTTAACTTTTCCAGAAGCAAGTGCTGTATAAACTTTCTTTTTCACAGGTGTTTGACTTGCTCCCAGTGCAATCGCTATCAGGTTATCCTTACAGCATTTCGGATGAACCACCGTGTTTTGATATTCGACCCCGTTTTGATATTCTGCCCATTCGTATAGCTCGCAACACTGTTTCTACAAATCAAGCTTACACAACCTTCAAGGTACAAAAGAACTCATGACCTTTTAGCCACTGAATGATACAGCATCAGTGACTTTAAGTCCTTTTTTGAATTTGACTCTGACAGAGCCTGGGAATGAAGGTCGCAACAAATCTTGCTGTACGAGCCCCTCCATGCCAGCTGTATCCCAGATTCCCTGACAGTAGGTCTATGCAGACATGCTACTTCCATAAATTCCTTCTGCATGTGCTGAACTGGCATTGACTTAAGAGGAATAACCTCCCTTTTTTTCttgagaaattatttttttttgttatgcatTAATGCCATGAGGTTGGTTTTGAAACCCCATGTTTATTCTGCAGACATTGACAGTTCAGAGTAAATCAGTGTAAAATTGCTTCTCTTTCAGTGGTGTTTTTCCGTGGTCCTCGTGTAGaggagatgatgatgatggcagAAGCAACTGCTGCTCCAGTACTAGCAATGGCGAGACTGATGGCTCCTCCAAAAGAGGACTCCCTTTCTGCTCCTGAAATGACTGTCAGGACTTACTTTCCAGAAACCTGGCTCTGGCAGCTTGCTCAAGTGGGGTTAGTTGAGCGTCTTGTTTGCTCCTAAAGCTACTCatccagcttttttttttttttttttttaactatttgtcTGCTGTCCTTCAGATCCACTGGATCTACACAAGTTCCCCTCACAGTTCCAGACACCATCACCACATGGGAGACGGAGGCGTTCTGCCTGTCTTCCAAAGGTTTTGGTCTGGCACCTCCTGCTCTGCTGACGGTCTTCCAGCCCTTCTTCCTGGAGCTCTCCCTGCCATACTCCATCGTCCGTGGGGAGTCTTttgatctgaaggccacagtCTTCAGCTATCTGTCCAAATGCATAATGGTCTGTCATggtttttttatttctgtgtaaaATGTCAGGCCAAATTCAGTCCTgtagggccactgtcctgcagagtttagcttcaacTTGCCTCAATACACCTGAAGGCCATAATTTAGCTGTGTTTATTTTTGGCTGGAGCTAAACCTTGCAGGAGCAGGGTTTGACACCCCTGATGTAAGGGGAAAACTGGTCAGTTTCATCTAGAAGGGAATTATTTATAGAGTTTTGAAAGAGTCACTTATTTATGGCTGAACAAATGACTTGTCAGTACTCCTCTGAACGGGGCATGACTTAACTTGGGGTTTTCACTATTGTTTGGATATTAATGTTCACAATTTAATTGCAAGGTAACGTAAAATCAGCAGGTTAAGACATTAAATTGGTAAGTGTATGACACCAGAACACTACTTTAAATGCAAACAACTATTAGAATAAATCAATATCGCAGGCAGGTACACTCGCATTTACACAAGTTGCAGAAAGAAAAAGGAAAGGATGAGTTAATGAATGATAATCCCCAGTTTCTAGCACTTAAGGCATGCCCTGGATGAATCAATCAGTACTTTAACCCTCCTATTGCTTAGGTGAGGTTATTCCACTTTTCAATCCATGCATCAGTTAAATTAGAATCTGGAAGTATTAATTGCGTTTGAAGTACTTCAGTGGggttctctttttctctgggaAGTGGTGTCTGGTGGCCTGACATCTGCTGAGGTGGCTCACAATAAATTTCACATTATCTGTGGTCTCAACTTCTCACCCCAAGCATAGAGTACAGAGAACCGTTTAGACACTTGAATAAGTCATACGTCTTGCACGGATTTCAGTCAAGCAGTCTTCTGAATTTTGAACGGATACATGCAATGAAAGTGTGCCTTGGCTGGTACAAATCATCCATTTGATGGTTACACTCAGTCTTCATGGAGCCCACTTCACTTATGGTCCTAGATTGTCAATTTGGGTCAGGAGTGGGTTTGTGTggaatttttgaatgaatcaaatTGAAGTTCATTTGTTTTGGCTTTGCCTCCAAATCCTACAACTGAAGCTAAATAGAGAAGGTCATGTCTTGGTTCCATGTGTTTCTTTGGCAGGTTAAACTGACTCCAGCTTTGTCCACAAACTACTCTCTTAAACCATATGCTGATCCATATTTGTCCTGTCTTTGTGCCAATGGGAGAGAGACCTTCAAATGGGTCCTCTCAGCTTCGGTTCTCGGTCAGTTTTGTACTGTCTGTTTCTAAATTTGGTGTGTGTGGTGTTGCTCACTACTTGTCTGTCACCTACAGGAGCCGTCAATGTGACTGTCAGTGCTTCAGCTGAGCCATCCCGGACTCGATGTGGCACTGAAGCCGTGACCGTGCCGACGAGAGGACGCATTGATGTTGTCACTCGAAGTCTACTTGTCCTTGTAAGTGTTAAACAGCCTTCTGGAGTTTGATCATGGAGCTCATGCTGCTTTACTGACGTGGTTTGTTGCTTTAATAGCCTGAAGGAGTTGAAAGGACAAACACCAAGAGTTGGTTACTGTGTCCAAAGGGTTTGTTTGCACTCAATGATTCCCAAACATATTCCCTTTACAGCCAAACATTAGCCTAGTGCTCAATACTGCTCCTTTCTGTTCGGTCTACAGGAAATGTTCTTTCTGAAGATGTGACTCTGACGTTTCCAAAAAGTGTGATTCAGGGATCAGCTAGATGCTCTGTTTCAGTCCTTGGTaaagtctttattttatttgtggTTTTTAATTATTGAGTAGAAACTGTCAGGGGATGTTTGGCAGAATAACCTTGTTTCTGATGTGGGCCTTATGCTTCTCCTCTTGTAGGGGATATAATGGGTCGTGCACTGAAGAATCTAGATGGGTTGTTAAAGATGCCATATGGCTGTGGCGAACAGAATATGATTGTTCTTGCTCCCAATATTTACATCCTGCTGTACCTGAAGGTCACCGGTCAACTCACCGCAGCCATTAGAGAGACCGCCACGGGCTACCTTCAGAGTGGTATGGATGACCAAATCCACTTGCTCTTTGGCATGTCAGACTGTTTAACTCCTGTCCTGATCAATTTACATGTGGCTTTTGACCTAATCAGGATACCAACGAGAACTGAACTACAGACACAATGATGGTTCATACAGCACCTTTGGTTATGATGAATCCAATACATGGTGAGTTTCATGCTGTGTATAATCTGTCACCAGTGGTTTGTAAACTCAGTTTGACGTCACGTGATCTCCACGGCCAGGTTGACCGCCTTTGTCCTGAGGTCTTTTGGTCTAGCGAGGCAATTTATCTTCATTGATCCAAATGTCCTGCAGACTGCAAGGGCTTGGTTGATCAGCACGCAGGGTTCGGACGGCTGTTTCGTGCAGCAGGGAACTTTGCACCACAATGAAATGAAGGTACGTTACATGTTTCTTAATGTGCTCCAACTAGAGCTGCACGACTAATCGTTTGACGCTCTTGAGTACGACACATTCGATCTTCCAAAATGTCAACTCTGCTGTCTATTATGGCTGTTTCACATCAGGAACATGAGCGTCTTGTTACGGCCCATGTTAATGAGAGTCGGTGTCACACGGGCAAATAAACCGGCTGCTCCGCTGACACTTGTGATGGGAAACGTAAATCCCTAAAATCTTTGGTTTAAAGCCTGATCATCACAGCAACATTCCAATCTGTTTGCACTGCAGCTGCTCCAGAGAGAGCAGCTGCCGTGTAAAGATGATCAGCTTCAGTCGTTTAAACTATAGCTTGTTATCTGGACATGTGTACTTGGGTAATTCAGTAACTTGTGACTCAGTTTATCCAGATTCATGCAGCTCTAACCAGTAGACTGTGTTCTCGTTCTTCTAAGTCAAATTTGCTGGTGTGTTTCAGGGTGGAGTTGGTGACAGTGTGACCATGACTGCCTACGTTGTTGCATCGCTGCTTGAACTAGGCGTTCCTGTTACAGTAAAAATCTCTCCAGTATTTGTATGAGCTCCTTGCAGATGACTTTCCTGCTCTGGCTGTTGTCTGATCTGTTTTGCTTTCAGGATCCCGTCATTACCAACGCGCTGTCCTGCTTGAGGCCTGTTGTTGGGAACCTGGGAAACACTTATGCCATGGCTCTGCTGGCTTACACCTTCAGTCTGGCTGGAGAGACCGCCACTCGATCACAGCTTTTAAATGCTTTGAACAACCGTGCCATTTCTGAAGGTAAGATTTACcagctttttaaaaacattttatatcgAGTACTTTTATCCCATCTGTCTCATCCTTAATGAAGGCATTAAGCTTCATTGGTCTCAGACGACATCTGGTGATACTCTGGCAGTGGAGATCAGCTCTTACGTGCTGCTAGCGCTTCTCACTGAGCAGCCTCTTACGACAGCTACTCTGGCCTATTCTAACCGCATTGTCAACTGGCTGGTGACCCAGCAGAATCCTTATGGAGGCTTCTCATCCACCCAGGTGCCTGTGACTACCAAACATGAGCGCAGTCATTTATGAGTGGAGTTTTTAATCTGGTGCTTGTTTTCAGGACACAGTGGTGGCTCTTCACGCCCTGTCTGTGTATGCTGCTCAAGTCTTCAGTTTGGATGGCTCCAGTACCGTTACTGTACAGTCATCAGTGGTAGGTGGAGACTCTTATAGCTTCACCGTGAATCGGGACAACAGGCTGCTGTATCAGGAGAAGCCACTGAAGAACGTTCCTGGCAAATATAGTGTTAAAGCATCAGGATCCTCTTGTGTGTCTGTGCAGGTCTGTATCTTCAGCTTCCTTTTATGGTTTCTGTTGCACAGCAATCTTAGTGCTTTACTTGTACTGTAGGTTGCGTGTTTCTACAACATCCCAACACCCATTAAAGATACCAAAACACTGAGTGTCGAAGCGACAGTGACTGGAGACTGCCAACCGCTTGGGGCCAATCTCATGTTGAACTTCACAGTAAAGTAAGAACACCTTTCACTTTGTCCTGAAACCAGCTCTTGTTTGTTCTTCTTACAAAAGGAAGCAGTTCTTGATCCCGTTGACTAAACCGCTTTATTTCCCACGTCATTCAGATACAACGGTGTAAAAGCAAGCACTAACATGGTTATCGTGGACATTAAGCTCCTGTCAGGCTTCGTGGCAGATACGTCACTGGTTCGTGTGTCTAAGGTTTATTCCCAAGATGCTTGAAGTGCCTTCAGCTGTAACTGTGTCTGTAAATGATGGTCTCTTCCCCTCAGCTTGGTTCTCCACCCCAATCGTTTGCCCCGCTAGTGGAGCGAGTTGATGCTGATGATGATCATGTCCTAGTGTATCTGAAAGGGGTGAGACCACTGTATACTGGGTATATTCACTAGCTGCCATCTTGTGTTTGTGCTGCTGTTTATAGTTTCTGTCTCACAGGTTCCCAAAGGAGTCCCCATGAGTTACACTCTTCAGCTGAAACGGGTCCTTCCAGTGAATAATCTCAAGCCAGCGGTCATCAGTGTTTATGACTACTATCAGACAAGTACGCTTTCATCCCTAATCATGCTCTGCTCTGACTGAATTTACTGACCATGATCCAGCTCATTTTTATGTTCCTCTCTCAGGTGATGCGTTTGAGACTACCTACACATCTCCCTGTCCTTCTGTTGATTCGGTACTGGCTGCAAGAAACATGGCTTAAATAAAACTGCTTTTATACAGTCAGTCTTTTCCATtttatttgtcttgttttgctaTAAGCAAGAAGGTAATAATATGAGACTGTATCAAGGGTTACTACTCAGTGACTCTGAGAGaagcatttttattaatataaatgtacGTTATTTGGATACATGCAGCTCTTAAGGTGACCGCAACAACAGACAATTTCATTTAACACAAATTGACCAACTATTGATCAGTAATTCATACAGTAAGGGTTGTGTAATGTTACCACATTTTGATTCAATAGCTGGACTTAAAGTGTGGCTTTTCACTGGAATCTAAATCTGAACCGCTGGCCTAAAATACATCCAGAGTTGTGCTGCCTGGAGTAGTTCTGAAATTCAGTGCCATTAAATGACCGCTGATCAATATATTCGAGAAGGGGAATGACCAGTGGTAACAAGCTGCAATTTACTTGACAGGCATATTTGGGTGTGGAGAGAACTGAAGGAAATGTCTATTTACTAAACCAATTAAGTCCACGAattcagtgactgtacatgtCTTGATACTCTTTATTGGGAAGTGTCAAGTCTTTTACTGTAAACTTCAATGCTGCAATAAATGTCCAACAGTAAAGCCCGCCTTTTaatttgagtcactttgacactGACAATTGGCTCTGGACCACGGAGACCAAAATATACTGCTGAACGATAGCAGTGGCTACAACAAACACATTCCCACATTGATCAGACATTCCTTTTAATACAATAAGTATCAACTGTTGTTACGTATCAAGAGGCAGGAACACGGCGACATAAGAGTGGTGGCAGGAGCACACAGGTGGACCATATCTTATGTAATCTGATGGAGATTAGTGATTGTAAAGTAGTGGTAGGTAAGAGTGTAGCTAGACAGCATAGGATGGTAGTGTgtaagatgactctggtggCGAGGAAGATGAGAAGAGCAaaggcagagcagaagacaaagtggtggaagttggaaaaggaagTGCTTTGTGattttcagggaggagttgaaACAAGCTTTGAGGTGGTCAGGAGTTGCTTCCAGATGACTGGATtactacagccaaagtgatcagggagaTGGGTAGGAAGGTGCTAGGTGTGTCATCTGGAAGGAGGAAGGAAGACAAGgaggaagtccaggagagtatccataggaagaggttagctaggaagaagtgggacAGTGAGTGGATGGAGGAAAGTGGACAGAAATATAGGGCGATGCATCGTGAGGTTAAGATAGAGGTGGCAAAGACCAAACAGAAAGATTATGAGGACATGCATGCAAGGTTAGATGTAAGGAAAgtgagagggatgtgtatctgttggcgaggcagagggatagagatggaaaggatgtACAGAAGGTTAGAGGGATTGAAGATAGATGGAAATGTGTTGACAGGTGACAGGCGGGTGAGGGACGGATGGAGAGGAACTGACGAATGAGGAAACTGACAGGGAGAGAATTGTTGTAGATGCGAATATTATTGAGCAGGAAGTAGAGAGGACTAGCAAGGGTGAAGTTATGAGCGCTTTGAAgaagatgaagagagtaaaGGCAGTTGGTTCCTGATGACCAGTGGAGGTATGAAAGTGTCTAGGAGAGATGGGagtagagtttttaactaggttgttcaacgaggtcttagagagtgagaggatgcctgaggaatggagaagtgttttggtgccgatttttaagaacatgggagatgtgcagagttgtggaagctacagaggtattaagctgatgagccatacaatgaagttgtgagagagtagtggaagcaagtCTAAAGGGGAGAAGTGAACATTTGTGAGCAGCATTATGGTTTCATACCAAGAAAGAGCACTCCTGATGcacggtgaaggtgggactgcatcaaggaacggctctgagccccttcatgtttgcggtggtgatggacaggctgacagagaaggtcagacaggaatcttcatggactatgatgtttgcagatgaaattgtgatctgtagtgggagaaggtggaggaaagtctagagagatggatgtttgctctggagagaagaggaatgaaggttagtcgcagcaagacagaatacatgtgtgtaaatgagagggagccaagtggaacagtgattttacagggagaagaggtaaagaaggtgcaggattttaagtactttgAGGACAGTCTACTTTTTCagcagtccagagcaatggggagtgtggaaaaaaggtgaagaagtgtgtgtgcaggcaggttggaatgggtggagaaaagtgtccggtctgttgtgtgataagaGTACCAGCAAGGGCAGTAGTCAGACCAGcaatgttgtatggtttggggATATTTGCACCGAgaaaaagacaggaggaagagctagaggtagcagagctgaagatgttgaggttctctttgggagtgacgaggatggatagaatcaggaatgagtacatcagagggacagcacatgtgagatgtttgaGACaatttagagaggccaggttgagatggctTGGACATTTTCAGaggggagagtgaatatatcggtaaaaggatgctgaggacAGAgatgccaggcaggaggtcgagAGGAAGActagaggaggtttatggatgtagtgatggaggacatgaaggtagtctgTCTGAGAAAAGAGGATGCTGAGAATGGggctagatggaggcagatgattcgctgtggcgacccctgaagggaacagaaTGGAATGGAAAAGATTATTTCTGACACTCCCAAATGCAAATGGCTGATTTTAGTTTAGCATGACCAATCATTTAAATGAGATTGTTGTCCAATGCTTGCATTACTTGGTATAAATTGCTAAAGTGTTATAACGGTTTTCCCTGTTAATAAAATATGTGGGCCTATGTAGGTGTATTATAGTTTTAAAGGTCCCCATTTTATTGTAGGACTAAATAAGTGTCAACGGGTTAACATGTGACTCATTGTGACGGACATCAGAGATTAAAAATCAGTTTCTTTATTTATCCACCCTTGCATTGTGCATGCTATAATCTGTGTACAAATGGGACGGAAATAATTTCACTCGTGTAAATCTGTGCAACACAACGTGAGGACTTGAATACGTGAGGCAGTAAATACCAAGAAGAAAAGTGATATGAATATTTATTGCAATACGCACTTGAGCACATAAATACGCACATAGAAGTCACACTGActgaaatatattaataatagatTTTCATATATTGAAATGTCTTCAATcaaaagagattttttttattcctatatgtaaaaatattttgaaatgtatattaaaaatatatttaaatatttgattttggCATCATATTAATTGCTGAATATGGCGGAAGGCAGTGGCAGAGGGGCTGCATCGGCTGCTGTTATTGGCGTTATACGGCCTCGAGCAGA from Pseudorasbora parva isolate DD20220531a chromosome 11, ASM2467924v1, whole genome shotgun sequence harbors:
- the LOC137093203 gene encoding pregnancy zone protein-like, translating into MAVREICVWKGLILALLLVAVDGQTSGPLFMVTFPAVIESESTAKLCITLLKPQESLTMTVSLLDDTNETIQLVQQVSSKPFHSCFSFQAPRVDGESVQKLKVEVQGQVFRATEERKVMFRRYLPLTFIQTDKPIYNPGQTVNFRVVTMDPRFVPFDQMYSLVVLEDNNNNRIGQWTNVSSTQWILQLSHELNPEAQIGMYTLKAFIDDRMISQVFEVKKYVLPKFDVTVNAPQMYSVGDVGLKVEACAKYTYGQPVPGQALVEVCRDPQPYVVVPNVTRLCLNKTAKMNATGCASVTVAVSEFFNAKFEYNMQDTFLVNVNVTEEGTDVEMSKSATVSITFEVGKVTFVDLPDYFEPGLTIYGKISVSSFDGTPIMNKAVYLLDGNSWPNKLLLNLTTNQNGMATFSLNTAALPKAGLSLVASVTPAVVYSYKSPYFTTDRRVVQLLQPASDNPSSSELTIVTLAQPLQCGAVFPVTVKYSFVGETGDYNADIRFMVLSRGVIVLHGFQRVSAGASNTVTSGSVSFQLSVSVSMAPAVQILAYCVLPSETVVAASVSFETEMCLQNQVSLQFSPDRAVPAEGNVLTVSAQAGSLCGISAVDQSVRIMEPGRRLSAKMVFDLLPVQSLSGYPYSISDEPPCFDIRPRFDILPIRIARNTVSTNQAYTTFKSLGMKVATNLAVRAPPCQLYPRFPDMVFFRGPRVEEMMMMAEATAAPVLAMARLMAPPKEDSLSAPEMTVRTYFPETWLWQLAQVGSTGSTQVPLTVPDTITTWETEAFCLSSKGFGLAPPALLTVFQPFFLELSLPYSIVRGESFDLKATVFSYLSKCIMVKLTPALSTNYSLKPYADPYLSCLCANGRETFKWVLSASVLGAVNVTVSASAEPSRTRCGTEAVTVPTRGRIDVVTRSLLVLPEGVERTNTKSWLLCPKGNVLSEDVTLTFPKSVIQGSARCSVSVLGDIMGRALKNLDGLLKMPYGCGEQNMIVLAPNIYILLYLKVTGQLTAAIRETATGYLQSGYQRELNYRHNDGSYSTFGYDESNTWLTAFVLRSFGLARQFIFIDPNVLQTARAWLISTQGSDGCFVQQGTLHHNEMKGGVGDSVTMTAYVVASLLELGVPVTDPVITNALSCLRPVVGNLGNTYAMALLAYTFSLAGETATRSQLLNALNNRAISEGIKLHWSQTTSGDTLAVEISSYVLLALLTEQPLTTATLAYSNRIVNWLVTQQNPYGGFSSTQDTVVALHALSVYAAQVFSLDGSSTVTVQSSVVGGDSYSFTVNRDNRLLYQEKPLKNVPGKYSVKASGSSCVSVQVACFYNIPTPIKDTKTLSVEATVTGDCQPLGANLMLNFTVKYNGVKASTNMVIVDIKLLSGFVADTSLLGSPPQSFAPLVERVDADDDHVLVYLKGVPKGVPMSYTLQLKRVLPVNNLKPAVISVYDYYQTSDAFETTYTSPCPSVDSVLAARNMA